The nucleotide window CCTTTGGGGAAATCCAATCCGTGGGAGAGAGCAGCATctgccctcaggggctcacagtctaAGGGGGAGTGAACCACACACATGTGTGAGGATGACACGCCCCCCTATACCTGCACCCAGAAGTGCTGCAGAAAGGCTGtgttggggggtgaggggagcCTTACCTAACCTGACCCTGTCTGGAGTTAAGAGAAGAGGTCCCCAGACTGAGGGCAGTACCTGGTGCCCCTCCTGCAGGACGACCACCCCCCGCATTGGCGACGTGATCCAGAAGCTGGCCCCCTTCCTGAAGATGTACAGTGAGTATGTCAAGAACTTTGAGTGAGCAGTTGAGCTGCTGGCCACCTGGAGTGACAAGTCTCCACCCTTCCAGGAGGTTATCACCCGCATTCAGGTGaggttggggtgggggcggggcagagCCTGCACTGCCACCCCAGTGTGCAGTGGCTCAGGTTCCCCAGTGATTTGGGCCACCTCCCTGGCTCAGTTGCTGCGCACTCCCCCGACCCTCAGGGGCAGCCTGACCTACCCcttcccccctcacccccacgctctccctcccccctccctccccaagagCAGCGAGGCCTCGGGCAGCCTGACTCTGCAGCACCACATGCTGGAACCTGTGCAGAGAATCCCACGCTACGAGCTGCTGCTCAAGGAGTATGTCCAGAAGCTGCCAGCCCAGGCCCCAGACCTGGCTGATGCCCAGAGTGAGGACACCCCCAGGGAATCCAGGGGGTTGGGGAGGTTCGAGCCACTTCCATAATTTATGGAGCACCTGCTAAAATGGTTATGATGACCATCAGCCATCAACATTGACCGCTGATACTTTGTAGACATTGTCTATAGTATCAGCCACTTTTTTATAGAcattaaggcccagagaggttaagtgacttgctgaagatcacacagccaaaaaggaacagagctgggatttgaaaccaTGCCTTCACCCTCTGGATCTGGGGGGCAATGAAAGTCACAGAAGCCAATGGCCTAAGCCCTGTCTTTTGGTGGCTTCTAGTCTCTCCGCTCTGGGTGGGAAATGGCCCCCATCATCCAAATACCTCATGTGCCAGGCTACAGGGGAAGGCTGCTCCTGGGGGTGCTCATGGCAGGCCCTGAGGCCACTTGATTAAGCCTCAAGGACCTCCTGCCTCAGCCACAAGCCCCGTATTTTCAGGGGGTAACTCTGGCCCTGCCCCCATTTCAGAAGCCCTTGACATGATCTTCTCAGCCGCTCAGCACTCCAACGCAGCCATCACTGAGATGGTGAGCATCCCAGCCCTCAGAATAGAAGCAGCAGGCATCCCCAGGGGCCCTGTCACCTCCTCTCTGCAGCTCTCAGCCTCCCCCAACCCACCCAGGTCTCTGTATCTCCTCATCCCCTGATCCTTCCTCACGACACCTGGCCCACCTCCCCCTCACACCCTGTCCCTGTCCACACAAGGCAAACCTTCCAGAAGCAGGCAGGCCCTGCCTGGCCTCGGCTGAAGGTACACCTCCTGTCCCCAGGAGCGGCTGCAGGAACTGTGGGAAGTGTACCAGCGCCTGGGCCTGGAGGACGACCTAGTAGACCCCTCCAACACCCTGCTGCGCGAGGGCCCCGTCCTCAAGATCTCCTTCCGCCGCGTCGGCCCCATGGAGCGCTACCTTTTCTTGGTAGGGGGATGCTGGGGGGCCTGccccacactggggagggaagTCCACGGGCCCTCTGCCCCAGGTTCTGCCTGCCTGGCATCTACCCAGCTGGCACTGCAGGATGAACAGGGACGAGCCTGCTTCTCTATCCTTCTCTACTTTGGCACCCAGGTGACTTGGGACAAGTCACGTGCTACCTCCAGGCCTCAGGAATTTCTAACTGAGGGGGTTCCCAGACATGCCCTGGGAAGCaacagagtcagaatttgaacccagtctGTTTGGCTCCAAAGCCTGTGGTATCAATCTATGCTCTAGAGAGTGTACAGCAGGAGGGAATTAGGTTGGCTGCTAGGAAGAACTGCCCTGGTTTGCACTGAAGAAGCCAGGGTGTCTCCTGGAAACTGGTCCCACCTGAAGGTTTTGGGGAGGGAGCTACAATCTCTCATAAGCCCCTGCCACCCTTGGCCCCTGTGAGAAAGGCCTCGTAGGTTTCTGAGGTCTGATGTGGTCCCTTGATGCCCACAGGTAGGGCAGTCCTTCAGTGACCTACCTGTTGGATTGGGGCTAGACAACCACTTCCTTATCACACCTGTGAGGTCCTGTGAGCTGGCCCAGCAGGTGGCGAGAGGGGAGGGAGACCCAGTGGGGCTCAGCCCACGCCCAGGGAAGCCTGCCTGATTGTCCTTCCTGCCTTTGCCACTGTGCACACACTCATGCTTGTGTCTCTTGCAGTTCAACAACATGCTGCTCTACTGTGTACCCAGGGTCATCCAGGTGGGCGCCCAATTCCAGGTCAGGACCCGTATCGACGTGGCCAGCATGAAGGTAAGAGGCACCCCAACCACCTTCGGGCTTTACGCCAAGGGTGGGACCGAGTATGCGGAGTAGCAGGAGGGGCCAACCTGGGTCTCAGGTCCGGGGCAACATGAAGGTGGAAAAGCTTTGGGGTTAGATCTCTCCCACCTGGCCTACCAGCCTTCCTGTCCAGGGCCCTTCCCAGCTCCCAGCTTTGCTCTGCTTTCCCTACCATCTACCCCAgtattttgaaaactttaataCATGCATGAATCCCCTGGGAGTCTTGTTAAAATGTCggttctgattcaggaggtctggagAGGGGCcggagattctgcatttctaaccagctcctgGGTGATGCCAGTACTGCAGCTCCCCAGGCCATACTTTGAGTAGGAAGGGTCTCCACTTTCAGCTCAGCTGCTGACTTGGGTGTGTCCCCATCCAGAGATGGCCACAAATGGGCGGAGACAGCACAGCAGTCCATAGTAGTGCCCAACGACTGGGCGGTCACTGTGGGTTGGGTTGGGCCCTAAATCATCCCACTGGATCCTCTTAACAGCCCTGTGATGTAGGGGCTGTTATTATCCCctgcatttttttggtttttaaaaatctttaaaaaataataactttattacCTAAAAATATAGATAATACACATTCCCAAATCAAACTATATCaaaaatatatgcaatatatattgcatatatatacacccCATCCCCTAGTTCCCCTTCCTGGAGGCAGCCTTTGCTTCTTGTGAGGCCTTCCAGAGGTAGTCTTTGCATACACAAACTAATAATATATTCATTATGGCTTCCTTACTTTTGTTTCACATAAACAGTGAGACTATTTTTCACATACACTATTCTGCACTTGACTTTTTTAACTAACTACTAATTCTAGAGGTGCTTGGAAGTCAGTTCATTAGGAGCTTCCTCATCCTTTTGCATAGCTGCGTAGCATCCCAGCATGTGGATGTACCGTAATTTGTTCAGCCAATCCTCTACTGacagacatttagattgttcTCAGTTGTCAGTGTCTGCAAATGAGACTGCAGTGAATAACTGTGTACAGTATGCCTGTGTGTAAGTATATCTGTAGTTAATCccacttttaaaaggaaataaagtggtacgtccagacaatggaatattattccgtGATAAAAAGAGatgagctattaagccatgaagaaacatggaggaaacttaaatgcatatcactaagtgaaagacgcctatctgaaaaggctacatatatacatacataccatgtataatactatgtgattccaatgatatgacattctggaaaaggcaaaactatggagacagcaagaggatcagtggttaccagtagTTGGGGGAAGAGAGGGATGAACGTGGAGGATTTTAAGGGCAGTAAAACTATTTTGTATggtactataatggtagataaCAGTCATTACACATttatccaaacccacagaatttacaacaccaagagtgaaccctgatgtaaactatgAACCTTGGgtaataatgatgtgtcagtgtagattCATTGATTCTaataaatgtaccattctggtggggGAATCGTATTAATGGAGGAGGCTGTGCATATGTGGGctcagggagtatatgggaaatctctgtaccttcctcttaattatgctgtgaacctaaaactgatcttaaaaaaaaaagtcttttttaaaaataaaaaaaacccaaggcccagaaagattaagtaacttgcttggGGGTCACACAGCAAATCCTGGTTTGCATGATCAAACTCAGGTACAACAGAGTCCAGAGCCTCTGTACCTAACCAGCATACTATACAATCTCCTACTAAGGCTTCAACCTGGAAAGATAAAGCATAGGGCGGAATTGAAGGCATAGTGGAGGAAATGGGAGGGGAAACTTCTTGACAGCCCCTCTAATCGCTCCTGAGTCCTGGTGGCTGGGGCTGGAAGAAGCAGAGGTCAGATCTGGCCTATCTTGGTACCCTTCCATCTCCCCCTTCCCTATCCCTAttgactccccctccccccacccatctCCCAGGATCTGCAGCAGGAGAGAGCTGCAGGCAGAACTCGAACCAGGATACTTCCGCCTCTGGAGAACCCCTGAGCCTCTGAGAGCCCCCAGCAGGAGGGCCTTGCCCCTGCTGCTGACTGGGCTTGCCTGGCGTTTGGGGCTGAATCaagggcttgggggtggggtgtagCTTGCGGGTGATGAGGGCTGATGGAGGGACTTGGGCACCTTCTGGGGCTTCACAGCCCGTCCCCCATATCTCAGCTGACTGAGTTCCTCTAGGAATGCAGCCCCCGCACCCTGCGTCATCCAGCTTTCCTAACTGAAGTGGCCAGAATGTCCCAGAGGCTAGGGTGCGTGCAAGCTTGTACGTCTGGGAGTCTTGGTGAGTGAGACTGAGAAAGGCAGGTTATGGAGAGttaaagacagagaaatggaGACAGGCAGCCCTGTCTTAGGACTGGCAGAGACCCAGGCATagaaaaagagaggcagagattGACAGATAGAAAAGCCAAGAAATATGGAGACCACAACAGACTATCGTAAAgagaaaatacatagaaatggGCCTGACAGTGTCAGGTGCTCAGGGTATGTGCCGAGGGCTCCCAGGCCCAGTGTGTGCTGGGTTCCTGGCGTCTCCAGTCCCAGTGAACATAGTCCCTACAGGGCGTGTCTGGTGCTCTGGTGGCCGTACAGCGCCCACTCCTGGATGGCATGGGCCTGGCAGGAGCAGAGCTGTCCACCTACCCGCATTTGTGCAGGAATCATTTCCTGAGTCTAAGGTTTGGAGGCGGGTCTGACCTTTGACCACCATGATGGCTCCCACTGGCCGTGACCCCCTGGCCTCCTCCTTCCTGAGTGTCAAGGAGGCCTAGTTCTCAGCAGCTGATTTGCCCCCCAGGGTCTGACTTGGTCCTATCGTTGTGCCATCCTGTACAGGGCCAgcctgggaagaaggaaggggtaAGCGTACATATGTACTCAGCGTCTCCATGGACAACTGTGCAGGTTGTGCACTGTGCAAGCACACCTCAACTAAGATGAGCACACCTCAACCACAGACAACAGCATAGATTGCATATTTACAGTTCTCACTGTCCGGCAGATGGCAGTCAAGTGTCTGGTTCAACAAACCAGATACTTGACTGAATGTTACGCCAGTTTGCCAACAGATGTCAGTAAAGTGTTTTGAGGAAGGGGTGTCTTTCTCTAATTAGCACAAAGGCACTGTGTGGGCTGGCAGGAGCCTGAACCGGCCAAGTCTGGTGGTTGAGCCTGGGTATTGCGGAGCTCGGGGAATTGTCCTCTAGAAACCTTCATCCTGCCCCTCTGCAGAGGTGGTCCCTCAGGTCAAGGACTCTTCCCACTTCCCCTTTTTCTGTCAAAAGCATCATGTTTCTTCCTGGCCGTGGACTCCAGACCTTagatttctcccttcttttctcgcTCCCCTCTCCTTCACCCAGTCAGGCATGGAGTCTTGCCAGATTCCAGATACTGTTCCCCAGGTAGAAACCTTTTCTCTCTCCAGGCAGGCATGGACCACTCAGGGTATCCCTCCCTAACTGGCCTCTGGGCTGCTGGTGTGTCCTATTTTCCCAGCCCTTCGACCCTTATAAATAGCTGCTGGAGTGGCTTTCCCAAACACCTGTCTCCACAGGAGCTTCTCCATTTATAAACCCTTAGAGCCTCCCCATTGTCAAGGGTATCAAGTGCAAATCACATCAGGCCCCTTCTAGAGGGAACGGACTGGTTCTGTGGGCCCAAGAGGTAGACTAGGCCTAACATGAGGAAGGATGTTCCCAGAGTCATGCTCTCTGAGGTGTGGTGGGCTGCCTGAAAGTGTGCCAAGGCCTGGTCACCTCGTGGCAGGGAGCCCGCAGAGGGGCCCACATGTCAGGTGGATTCAGTGACAACAAAGTTCCTCCATGCTAGGCCCTTGGGCTCTAGGTCTGTATCTTAGCTTCCCTTTGTGACGCTGTCTCCACATTGCCTGGGAGAAGTCTGTGCTTACTGGGCTCTGGGAGTGGGGTGGAAATAGATGTGCTTCTGCTTTACCCTTGGGGACCAAAAACCGTAATTTGAATCTTCATTATGCTCTTTAGATGCTGTGTTTCCTCAAGCAGGTCTCTTGCCCTCTCTGATCTTCATGTTCTCATCTCCCAAATGAGGGTGATAATATCTACCTGTCCAGACTGCTGTGaagattttctttaactttttattctggACACTTTTAAGCTGAGAAAATGGTACAATGAACCCCCATATACTCATCACCTGGCTAAAACTGGTTTACTCAGCAATCCCCTTCTTAATCCCCTTTTCCAATGGATTATATAAGAGCAAATCTCAGACACATAGTCATTTCACCTATAAATACTTAAGTATGTCTCTTTAAGAaataagaactctttttttttgccctaaAAGTTGCCAACAGTACCATTAGTACATCTAACAAATTAATGATAATTAGTTAATAACATTAAGATCCCTTGGTTTTCCTTGACTGTCTCATAATTGTCTTCTCACAGCTGATCTGTTTGAATCATTTGTAATATGCTTCTTACATCCCCTTTTATCCATTATACCTCCCTCTCCtagtttttctctcatttattagTTGAAGAAATCAGATCATTTCTCTGGTAGagtttctcacagtctggattttgctgaccGCACCCCTGTGGTGTCATTCAGCATGTCCCTCGGTCCCACATAATTCTTGTAAACTGGTAGGTAACCATAGATTCAGCTGTGCCAGGGGACTGTAGCTGTTGACAGGTACTGCCTTCAGGGGCACATGATGGCCATTAAGCATTAGAATTGATTAGTGGGTTCAGCAGTTGTGCTGATTAAATGAGAACATGTGTGGGGTGCTCAGTGGCTGTCGCATAGTAAATGCTCTGTGACGGGTGGCTTTCATAACGGACTCGGGACCTGTGGAGTTCTGGGACAAGGATGGTAAAAGACAGGAAGTGGGGCGGGGGCCTGTTGGATCTGTGAATTGGGTGATCAATTCCTTCATTCACTCTATGGGGTAAAAGGGTCTTGTTCTAGGCCGTACATCTGGTCTTGAAAAAGCTGTGTCCCCAAACCCAGTTTGTGACCCAGTTTCCATTTTGGGTGACTCCTTTGTCAGGAGCCGTCACCCCTACCTCACACTGGGCCAACTTATCTACTAAGGTTCCAGGAGCCCTAAGTCCCCTTTGCTGTACAGGGTGAGGCCAGATTGCAGGCGCATTTGCCTGGCTTGATGGGATTAGGGAGCAGTTGAACAAGCTCCCTACCCTTGTCTCTAATTTGAATTGTCCTTGGGGCACAGTTCACCTACctccctgccacagtacctgggGGGCGGGTGGGCGAGTCTGAGCAGTCTCTCCCTCCCATTCCGAGCAGGTGCGGGAGCTGACTGACGCCGAGTTCCCCCACTCCTTCCTGGTGTCCGGGAAGCAGCGCACCCTGGAGCTGCGGGCCCGGTAGGCAGGCAGGCTGAGGGCCGGGTGAGATGGGAAAACTGGGAGGGGCTGCTCTCCTCAACACCTGTGTTCACTTTCCAAGCAGGTCCCAGGAGGAAATGATCTCCTGGTTGCAGGTATCAGAATGCTCCAGGGCCCCTAGGATTCTGATCTCCCTACCCAGGCTGCGGGGGAGAGAgggatgctgtgtgtgtgtgtgtgtgtgtgtgtgtgtgtgtgtgtgtgtgtgagtgcacacCCGCCTGCTTGCTCCCTGTTCTTCCTCAAAGTTGCTCTATAGTAGTTGgagtcagacctgggttcaaatcttgctGCCTCTCACTGCCTAGCTGGGTGGCCTGGGGCGAGTCacttaatgtctctgagcctcagttttcacatctgtaatcTGGGGCTAATATTTTCTCCTCCCTTAAATCAGGCAATGTACACTTAGAATCTAACCCCTAGCACCCAGTAGGCTTTTAGCAATGTTTGTGGAATGTGTAGATGGATTCACGGATGAGCAAGCCCTTCCTGCCGCCCCCCAACCACCTCCCTGTGCTCTGCCCCTTGCCCCAGGCCTGCCAAGCGGCCATTGACCAAATAGAGAAGCGGAGTGAAACCTTCAAAGCTGCGGTCCAGAGCCCTGAGGGAGACACCCAGGAGCAGGAGGTAAATGAAGGCTCTGTATCCCTCCTGGAGCCGCCAGCCTTACACAGGAATGATTCCCTCTCTTTGTTCTACCTAGGCCAGCTTGGAGGGCTGGAGAGTGTCATCCACCATGAATGATTTGAAGGGATCAGGGGAAGCTTACACACGCCAACATCACCCTACTCAGAAACTCAATGCCAAAGATTCCCCCATTAGCAAAAAATTCCTTTGGGAGGCTTTATGTGCAACTACCGCTAGGAAGGATTTtacatctatatgtataactCGGGCTGTGGGGGTGGTGTGTGTGcaggtttgggtttttcttttttctttttttttgctatctTTCAAGAGTTCTTTATTTATCTCTATTAGTTCATGCTCCAAGGGCAGGGACTGGTCCTCAGTTTGAAAGAATCAGAATTGACTATGTCAGCAAACAAAAGCAAATCAGTCTCTGAATCTTTTATAATGTGCAGTGAGTATGTCTGCCCTATGCTCTAGAGAGACAACATCTATTTTCAAGGCTGATAGCTATAGGAAGATTCTAGAAAAGACAGtccagaaaaaaggaaacacaagagaccctaGGAGAACTGTCTcccaacatttatcttttttttttttttggaattttaaaatttaattttattcattttttatacagcaggttcttattaatctattttatacagattagtgtatacacgtcaatcccaatctcctaattcatcccaccaccactcccccacccccgccactttccccccttggtgtccatacgtttgttctctacatctgtgtctctatttctgccctgaaaaccagttcatctgtaccatttttctaagttccac belongs to Orcinus orca chromosome 10, mOrcOrc1.1, whole genome shotgun sequence and includes:
- the LOC101282806 gene encoding FYVE, RhoGEF and PH domain-containing protein 2 isoform X4, translating into MSRTLSEQLSCWPPGVTSLHPSRRLSPAFSEASGSLTLQHHMLEPVQRIPRYELLLKEYVQKLPAQAPDLADAQKALDMIFSAAQHSNAAITEMERLQELWEVYQRLGLEDDLVDPSNTLLREGPVLKISFRRVGPMERYLFLFNNMLLYCVPRVIQVGAQFQVRTRIDVASMKVRELTDAEFPHSFLVSGKQRTLELRARRSQEEMISWLQACQAAIDQIEKRSETFKAAVQSPEGDTQEQELQSEELGLRAPQWVRDKMVTMCMRCQEPFNALMRRRHHCRACGYVVCARCSDYRAELKYDDNRPSRVCLDCYTFLTGNVLPEDKEDKRRGILEKGAAAGSEQSLMCSFLQLFGDKWGKSGSRGWCVIPRDDPLVLYVYAAPQNVMYLESYSTETFGSGSFYSASCI
- the LOC101282806 gene encoding FYVE, RhoGEF and PH domain-containing protein 2 isoform X2; its protein translation is MSRTLSEQLSCWPPGVTSLHPSRRLSPAFSEASGSLTLQHHMLEPVQRIPRYELLLKEYVQKLPAQAPDLADAQKALDMIFSAAQHSNAAITEMERLQELWEVYQRLGLEDDLVDPSNTLLREGPVLKISFRRVGPMERYLFLFNNMLLYCVPRVIQVGAQFQVRTRIDVASMKVRELTDAEFPHSFLVSGKQRTLELRARRSQEEMISWLQACQAAIDQIEKRSETFKAAVQSPEGDTQEQELQSEELGLRAPQWVRDKMVTMCMRCQEPFNALMRRRHHCRACGYVVCARCSDYRAELKYDDNRPSRVCLDCYTFLTGNVLPEDKEDKRRGILEKGAAAGSEQSLMCSFLQLFGDKWGKSGSRGWCVIPRDDPLVLYVYAAPQCIGAFNLQTSSIVQMRIGRQREIQQLTANHTSGS